In Myxococcus virescens, a single window of DNA contains:
- a CDS encoding endonuclease MutS2, whose product MTVQISQRTLEDLGFADVLRALAQRCRTEPGRERVLARPFLDTPEAVAEALALVAETRSLSQEQFSLPLGGVTDLRTPIGHAAKGGMLEPRQLIDSAQLLFAFVRTREALDERRARVPRLVEIARRLPSLEPLARRIDQCFEPDGEISDRASPELREARDRARGLHRRIKSRLDELLHDETFLPKLRENYYTLRNGRYVVPVVANYRSEVDGIVHNASQTGQTLFMEPQAMVGLGNDLAIAQSEVAEEERKVLQALSDQLGRESERILEGLDAVAELDEAESVAILSADLGASTPAFENVTDMQLRQLRHPRLVLKGAEVVANDVTLTGDAKALVVSGPNAGGKTVTLTGVGLCALMLRAGLPIPVAEGSRMPLYRSVHSTVGDAQDLEQGLSTFSAHVVMLRDIIGAVGEGSLVLIDEIAADTDPREGAAIAIAVLEELMSKGVVVLVTTHLEELKALAHMDPRFLNARVGFDSKRMAPTYRLQIGAAGQSSAIEMAARVGLPQNVCERARELSVSAGGPLTKALAAAEEERRKLHEELERARVAAQEAEALRADLEKQKQSFERERRARMMQFNDDVHAASEHAAAEVQKLLTKLRAEQNEKALAEARQQLQQRADEALKRAQAAKAELFQVEAPGPANLKVGAWVHHSGLNRDVEILELADNHAVVSAGGALKMRVPITELSGARTRKPQQAKFPERQKQDAALKRAASAAPSEVEATHFRCDVRGMRADDALAELESFLDRGMRSGEDAALVIHGHGTGALKQAIRDYLAASPYIRMYRPGEGHEGGDGVTVVALRA is encoded by the coding sequence ATGACCGTGCAGATATCGCAAAGAACGCTGGAAGACCTGGGCTTCGCGGATGTGCTCCGCGCGTTGGCGCAACGCTGCAGGACGGAGCCCGGCAGAGAGCGAGTGCTCGCCCGGCCCTTCCTGGACACCCCCGAGGCCGTGGCGGAGGCCCTCGCGCTCGTCGCCGAGACCCGCTCGTTGTCCCAGGAGCAGTTCTCCCTCCCCTTGGGTGGCGTGACGGACCTGCGTACGCCCATCGGCCATGCGGCCAAGGGCGGCATGCTGGAGCCCCGCCAGCTCATCGACTCGGCGCAGCTCCTGTTCGCCTTCGTCCGTACCCGCGAGGCACTGGACGAACGCCGGGCCCGCGTCCCCCGGCTGGTGGAGATTGCCCGCCGGCTGCCCTCACTGGAGCCGCTGGCCCGCCGCATCGACCAGTGTTTCGAACCGGACGGTGAGATTTCCGACCGCGCCAGCCCGGAGCTGCGCGAAGCCCGGGACCGGGCACGTGGGCTCCATCGCCGCATCAAGTCGCGGCTCGACGAGCTGCTCCACGACGAGACCTTCCTCCCCAAGCTGCGGGAGAACTACTACACGCTCCGCAACGGGCGTTACGTGGTGCCGGTGGTGGCCAACTACCGCTCGGAAGTGGACGGCATCGTCCACAACGCCAGCCAGACGGGCCAGACGCTCTTCATGGAGCCCCAGGCCATGGTGGGCCTGGGCAACGACCTCGCCATCGCCCAGTCGGAGGTGGCCGAAGAGGAGCGCAAGGTGCTCCAGGCCCTGAGCGACCAGCTCGGCCGGGAGTCGGAGCGCATCCTGGAGGGTCTGGACGCCGTGGCGGAGCTGGACGAGGCCGAATCCGTGGCCATCCTCTCCGCGGACCTGGGCGCCAGCACGCCGGCCTTCGAGAACGTCACGGACATGCAGCTTCGGCAGCTGCGCCACCCGCGCCTGGTGCTCAAGGGCGCCGAGGTGGTGGCCAACGACGTGACGCTCACGGGCGATGCGAAGGCCCTGGTCGTCTCCGGCCCCAACGCGGGCGGCAAGACGGTGACGCTGACGGGCGTGGGCCTCTGCGCGCTGATGCTCCGCGCCGGCCTGCCGATTCCGGTGGCCGAAGGCTCTCGGATGCCGCTGTACCGCTCCGTCCACTCCACCGTGGGTGACGCGCAGGACCTGGAGCAGGGCCTGTCCACGTTCAGCGCGCACGTGGTGATGCTGCGCGACATCATCGGCGCCGTGGGTGAGGGCTCACTGGTCCTCATCGACGAAATCGCCGCGGACACCGACCCACGCGAGGGCGCGGCCATCGCCATCGCCGTGCTGGAGGAGCTGATGTCCAAGGGCGTGGTGGTGCTCGTCACCACGCACCTGGAGGAGCTGAAGGCGCTGGCGCACATGGACCCGCGCTTCCTCAACGCGCGCGTGGGCTTCGACTCGAAGCGCATGGCCCCCACCTACCGGCTCCAGATTGGCGCCGCGGGCCAGTCGTCGGCCATCGAGATGGCGGCACGCGTGGGCCTGCCCCAGAACGTGTGCGAGCGCGCCCGGGAGCTGTCCGTCAGCGCCGGCGGTCCGCTCACCAAGGCGCTGGCGGCGGCCGAGGAGGAACGGCGCAAGCTCCACGAGGAGCTGGAACGCGCCCGCGTGGCGGCCCAGGAGGCCGAGGCGCTCCGGGCCGACTTGGAGAAGCAGAAGCAGTCCTTCGAGCGCGAGCGCCGCGCCCGGATGATGCAGTTCAACGACGACGTACACGCGGCCAGCGAGCACGCGGCGGCGGAAGTACAGAAGCTGCTGACGAAGCTTCGAGCCGAGCAGAACGAGAAGGCCCTCGCCGAGGCCCGGCAGCAACTCCAGCAGCGCGCGGACGAGGCGCTGAAGCGCGCCCAGGCCGCCAAGGCGGAGCTGTTCCAGGTGGAGGCACCTGGCCCGGCCAACCTGAAGGTGGGCGCCTGGGTGCACCACTCGGGGCTGAACCGCGATGTGGAAATCCTGGAGCTGGCGGACAATCACGCGGTGGTGTCCGCGGGTGGCGCGCTGAAGATGCGCGTGCCCATCACGGAGCTGTCGGGCGCGCGCACGCGCAAGCCGCAGCAGGCGAAGTTCCCGGAGCGGCAGAAGCAGGATGCGGCGCTCAAGCGCGCGGCCTCCGCGGCCCCCTCCGAGGTGGAGGCCACCCATTTCCGCTGCGACGTGCGCGGCATGCGCGCGGACGACGCGCTGGCGGAGCTGGAGTCGTTCCTGGACCGCGGCATGCGCAGCGGAGAAGACGCCGCGCTCGTCATCCACGGCCATGGCACGGGGGCGCTCAAGCAGGCCATCCGTGACTACCTGGCCGCGTCTCCGTACATCCGCATGTACCGGCCGGGTGAAGGCCACGAAGGCGGCGACGGGGTGACCGTGGTCGCCCTGCGCGCCTGA
- a CDS encoding 4'-phosphopantetheinyl transferase family protein: MTGSDHHDPLGLESSATVSLGMVRHGVPVPAVLACVHQESAAAINDAQLALLHPNERARLDGFRADSRRLGFFLGRYAAKRALGGLGIQVPMHAVEIAPGVFEHPVVKGAGGDSPVVSLSHARSVAAAVACGPEHIVGVDVEQLSPERTDVFESVMPQRELAMVRHAPGGGELAANVIWTMKEALSKALRCGLTAPFEVLEVDAFEGHVAGGYGCLFRNFAQYRARAWVLGGYVLAVVSPKHSLLHVAPADLERIRQVFGRDVSRS, encoded by the coding sequence ATGACCGGCTCTGACCATCACGACCCGCTCGGACTGGAGTCCTCCGCGACGGTGTCGCTCGGCATGGTGCGCCACGGTGTGCCGGTGCCGGCGGTGCTCGCTTGTGTCCATCAGGAGTCCGCTGCGGCCATCAACGATGCGCAGCTGGCACTGCTCCATCCGAACGAGCGGGCACGGCTGGACGGCTTTCGCGCGGACTCGCGGCGGCTCGGGTTCTTCTTGGGGCGCTACGCCGCCAAACGCGCCCTCGGCGGGCTCGGCATCCAGGTGCCGATGCACGCGGTCGAAATCGCGCCCGGCGTCTTCGAACACCCCGTGGTCAAGGGCGCGGGAGGGGATTCACCCGTGGTCTCCCTCAGCCATGCGCGCTCGGTGGCGGCAGCGGTTGCGTGTGGGCCGGAGCACATCGTTGGCGTCGACGTCGAGCAGCTCTCTCCCGAACGGACGGACGTCTTCGAATCCGTGATGCCGCAGCGCGAGCTGGCCATGGTCCGTCACGCGCCCGGCGGCGGCGAATTGGCGGCGAACGTCATCTGGACCATGAAGGAAGCGCTCTCCAAGGCCCTGCGCTGCGGGCTCACCGCTCCGTTCGAGGTCCTGGAGGTCGACGCCTTCGAGGGGCATGTCGCGGGAGGCTACGGCTGCCTCTTCCGCAACTTCGCCCAGTACCGCGCCCGTGCCTGGGTGCTCGGCGGATACGTGCTCGCGGTGGTGTCTCCCAAGCACTCGCTGCTCCATGTCGCGCCGGCGGATCTGGAGCGCATCCGCCAGGTGTTTGGCCGCGACGTCTCTCGAAGCTAG
- a CDS encoding tetratricopeptide repeat protein, producing the protein MSQFVDLKLRGNDRRTAWCQENSVGTDLYRDGMARLDAGDVAEARRLLEEALRKSPGDVAVMHGLSRVLDQAGERARSVELLEHAHARAPSEPGPAHDLAMALLEREEDVRAVQVLTPVLEAHPEDTRAHLFMAMALAKSDAARARIHTAKALMDSDPDVKLQAQALDDVLAEHQRLS; encoded by the coding sequence TTGTCGCAGTTTGTAGACTTGAAGTTGCGTGGAAATGACCGACGCACCGCGTGGTGCCAGGAGAACTCAGTGGGAACGGACCTTTATCGCGACGGAATGGCCCGGTTGGACGCAGGGGATGTGGCCGAAGCCCGCCGTCTGCTGGAAGAGGCGCTGCGCAAGTCCCCCGGCGACGTAGCGGTGATGCACGGATTGTCTCGCGTGTTGGATCAGGCGGGTGAGCGCGCACGCTCCGTGGAACTGCTGGAGCACGCCCATGCCCGGGCGCCGTCAGAGCCGGGCCCGGCGCACGACCTGGCCATGGCGCTGCTGGAGCGGGAAGAGGACGTACGGGCGGTACAGGTCCTCACGCCTGTGTTGGAGGCCCACCCCGAGGACACGCGGGCGCACCTCTTCATGGCCATGGCCCTGGCGAAGTCGGACGCCGCGCGTGCTCGCATTCACACCGCGAAGGCCCTGATGGACTCCGATCCCGACGTGAAGCTGCAGGCCCAGGCCCTGGACGACGTGCTCGCGGAGCACCAGCGCCTGTCCTGA
- a CDS encoding sigma-54-dependent transcriptional regulator: MARILVADDEEGVRSFLAEALEYEGHSVTMAADGEEAARLMARQGVDLLLTDLRMPGMDGLTLLRKVREEQPDVEVVVLTAVGTVESAVAAMKAGAFDFLLKPVGSPAELRLTVARALERRALLNWKTEARQSAGEVELSWGAPAMHPVVEALRKVSPTQATVLLVGESGTGKEVTARALHQWSERADGPFVAVNCAALTETLLESELFGHEKGAFTGAVAQRRGRIELAQGGTFFLDEVGELKAELQAKLLRVLQERRFERVGGTRTLEADVRWVAATNRDLKAMMARGEFREDLYHRLAVFPIRLPSLRERREDLRPLSELLLRRIGDELGRPGLRLSPEAVARLEAFTWPGNVRELRNALERAAILADGPVVEPRHLWLDPTGAAGPVVDAPVSEGGRLPSLTLEELERRAIEQAIADEAGNRKRAAQRLGIGLRTLYDKLRRYESP; the protein is encoded by the coding sequence ATGGCGCGAATCCTGGTGGCGGATGACGAAGAGGGCGTGCGCTCGTTCCTCGCCGAGGCGCTGGAGTACGAAGGTCACTCGGTGACCATGGCCGCCGACGGCGAAGAGGCCGCGCGGCTGATGGCTCGGCAGGGCGTGGACCTGTTGCTCACGGACCTGCGGATGCCCGGGATGGACGGGCTGACCTTGCTGCGCAAGGTGCGCGAGGAGCAGCCCGACGTGGAGGTGGTGGTGCTCACCGCCGTGGGTACGGTGGAGAGCGCCGTGGCGGCGATGAAGGCGGGTGCCTTCGACTTCCTGCTCAAGCCGGTGGGCAGCCCCGCCGAGCTGCGCCTAACGGTGGCGCGGGCCCTGGAGCGGCGCGCGCTGCTCAACTGGAAGACCGAGGCGCGGCAGTCAGCGGGCGAGGTGGAGCTGAGCTGGGGGGCTCCCGCCATGCACCCGGTGGTGGAGGCATTGCGAAAGGTGTCGCCCACGCAGGCCACGGTGCTGCTCGTGGGGGAGAGCGGGACCGGCAAGGAGGTGACCGCGCGGGCCCTGCACCAGTGGAGTGAGCGCGCGGACGGGCCCTTCGTGGCCGTCAACTGCGCGGCGCTGACGGAGACGCTCCTGGAGAGCGAGCTCTTCGGCCACGAGAAGGGCGCGTTCACCGGCGCGGTGGCCCAGCGGCGCGGCCGCATCGAGCTGGCGCAGGGAGGCACCTTCTTCCTGGACGAGGTCGGCGAGCTGAAGGCCGAGCTCCAGGCCAAGCTGCTGCGCGTCCTCCAGGAGCGCCGCTTCGAACGCGTGGGCGGTACGCGGACCCTGGAAGCCGACGTGCGTTGGGTGGCGGCCACGAACCGCGACCTCAAGGCGATGATGGCGCGCGGTGAGTTTCGCGAGGACCTCTACCACCGGCTGGCCGTGTTCCCCATCCGGCTGCCGTCCCTGCGTGAGCGGCGCGAGGATCTGCGGCCGCTGTCGGAGCTGCTGCTGCGCCGCATCGGCGACGAGCTGGGTCGTCCGGGCTTGCGTCTGTCACCGGAGGCCGTGGCGCGGCTGGAGGCGTTCACCTGGCCGGGTAACGTCCGCGAGCTGCGCAATGCGCTCGAGCGGGCCGCCATCCTCGCGGATGGGCCGGTGGTGGAGCCTCGGCACCTGTGGCTGGACCCAACGGGCGCGGCGGGGCCCGTGGTGGATGCGCCCGTCTCGGAAGGGGGCCGGCTTCCCAGCCTGACGCTGGAGGAGCTGGAGCGACGGGCCATCGAGCAGGCCATCGCGGACGAGGCGGGGAATCGCAAGCGTGCCGCGCAGCGGCTGGGGATTGGCTTGCGGACGCTGTACGACAAGCTGCGGCGCTACGAGTCGCCCTGA
- a CDS encoding sensor histidine kinase, producing the protein MSGAPWWRPLGPRAPWVAAVLMCAVLMSAALFIRNTALESSALVTRGMANVIMVAGFEAFRDTEGLPDPSALNAFLASHREGGLRYVAVMDDDQVLASAGEEMLGRLLFHEGSPLVVEGARARLVSRLRRPRPAFGPLTQEEVRAMAAQGDSQEPRKHLRMVYEFEPLTALALESRSQRLLGVAVASCVGILALAFAFSRSLAQREALSEELERGRRLAALGTMSAVLAHELRNPLASLKGHAQLLAERVERDAALAPKADRVVSEAVRLEQLMNDLLGFVASGELRRVEADPNDVLRAAVESTGAARVEARYLPDRTPLPLDAGRLQQALENVLRNAVQASPEGQRVEATVERQDSSLVFTVKDHGPGIAAGEEERIFEPFITGRVRGVGLGLAITRRIVELHGGTVSARSHAGGGAEFRLTVPARGA; encoded by the coding sequence ATGAGCGGCGCTCCCTGGTGGCGGCCGCTTGGGCCTCGAGCGCCCTGGGTTGCGGCGGTGCTCATGTGCGCGGTGCTGATGTCCGCGGCGCTGTTCATCCGGAACACCGCGCTGGAGTCGTCCGCCCTGGTCACCCGGGGCATGGCCAACGTCATCATGGTCGCCGGCTTCGAGGCCTTCCGCGACACGGAGGGGCTCCCGGACCCGTCCGCGCTGAACGCCTTCCTGGCATCCCACCGGGAGGGCGGCTTGCGCTACGTGGCCGTCATGGATGACGACCAGGTGCTGGCGTCAGCCGGGGAGGAGATGCTGGGGCGGCTTCTCTTTCATGAGGGCTCGCCGCTGGTGGTCGAAGGGGCGCGCGCGCGCCTGGTCAGCCGCCTCCGCCGGCCCCGTCCCGCCTTCGGTCCCCTGACACAGGAGGAGGTCCGCGCCATGGCGGCGCAGGGCGATTCCCAGGAGCCGCGCAAGCACCTGCGCATGGTCTACGAGTTCGAGCCGCTCACCGCCCTGGCGTTGGAGTCGCGCTCGCAGCGTCTGCTGGGCGTGGCGGTGGCCTCGTGCGTGGGCATCCTGGCGTTGGCCTTCGCCTTCTCGCGCTCGTTGGCGCAGCGGGAGGCGCTGTCGGAGGAACTGGAGCGAGGCCGGCGGCTGGCGGCCCTGGGCACCATGTCCGCAGTGCTGGCGCATGAGCTTCGCAACCCCCTGGCCTCGCTCAAGGGGCATGCGCAACTGCTCGCCGAGCGCGTGGAGCGTGACGCCGCCCTGGCGCCCAAGGCGGACCGGGTGGTGTCGGAGGCCGTCCGGCTGGAGCAGTTGATGAACGACCTGCTGGGCTTCGTGGCCAGCGGAGAGCTTCGCCGCGTGGAGGCGGACCCCAACGACGTGCTCCGCGCGGCGGTGGAGAGCACGGGCGCGGCGCGTGTGGAGGCTCGCTACCTGCCGGACCGCACGCCGTTGCCTTTGGACGCGGGCCGGTTGCAGCAGGCGCTGGAGAATGTGCTGCGCAACGCTGTCCAGGCCAGCCCCGAAGGCCAGCGCGTGGAGGCGACCGTGGAGCGGCAGGACTCGTCTCTGGTGTTCACGGTCAAGGACCACGGGCCCGGCATCGCGGCGGGGGAGGAGGAGCGCATCTTCGAGCCCTTCATCACGGGCCGCGTGCGCGGCGTGGGCCTGGGGCTGGCCATCACCCGCCGCATCGTCGAACTGCACGGCGGCACGGTGAGCGCGCGGAGCCATGCGGGCGGCGGCGCGGAGTTCCGTCTCACCGTTCCCGCGAGAGGAGCCTGA
- a CDS encoding TolC family protein, with protein MTALALGFLGLVTAPGVGLAQATTTMTTVSLEEAIARALKTSPQVAQAAGTVTTTGAAERSAFGAYLPNLSASANSSLASSQRLDPTTGAVFNAPSDTYSAGLSASWNVFTGGQRGATSKQAQARSSAARAGLIAQRASAVLDVERSYYEVLRAGGLEEVARSRIERAKQNAEAADRRLAVGSATRSDVLRAKYDLTAAQEALLSAQTQHAAAALSLGRLIGEDGPVDAQPLELQDVSTFALTDEALTDEITAQAPSIQAAEADLRAAEASVKVARSSYLPTVRLSGGYDWFNDEPAFNGGRTSWSVRLGLSYPIFDGFVREERVVSARTQASVAQATLSDTRRALRSSVGTSLNQLKLASNRIALATESVAVAQEDLKVQQERYKLGATTIIELLTSQENLVTAEINLVASRFDYRIARAELEALAGRPL; from the coding sequence ATGACGGCCCTGGCCCTGGGCTTCCTCGGGCTGGTGACGGCGCCCGGCGTGGGTCTGGCCCAGGCAACGACGACGATGACAACGGTCTCCCTGGAGGAGGCCATCGCCCGGGCGCTGAAGACGAGCCCCCAGGTGGCGCAAGCCGCCGGCACCGTCACCACGACAGGGGCCGCTGAGCGCAGCGCGTTTGGAGCCTACCTCCCCAACCTGTCCGCGAGCGCGAACAGCTCGCTGGCCAGCAGCCAGCGCCTGGACCCCACCACGGGCGCGGTGTTCAACGCCCCCAGCGACACGTACAGCGCCGGCTTGTCGGCCTCGTGGAACGTCTTCACCGGTGGCCAGCGCGGCGCCACCAGCAAGCAGGCCCAGGCGCGCTCCAGCGCCGCGCGGGCCGGACTGATTGCGCAGCGCGCGTCCGCGGTGCTCGACGTGGAGCGTTCCTATTACGAAGTCCTCCGCGCCGGGGGCCTGGAAGAGGTCGCCAGGTCCCGCATCGAGCGCGCGAAGCAGAACGCGGAGGCCGCGGATCGGCGCCTGGCGGTGGGTTCGGCGACGCGCTCCGACGTGCTGCGGGCGAAGTACGACCTCACCGCCGCGCAGGAGGCCCTGCTCTCCGCGCAGACCCAGCACGCCGCCGCGGCCCTGTCGCTGGGCCGGCTCATCGGCGAGGATGGGCCGGTGGACGCTCAGCCGTTGGAGCTCCAGGACGTGTCCACCTTCGCGCTCACCGACGAAGCGCTGACGGACGAAATCACCGCCCAGGCGCCGTCCATCCAGGCCGCGGAGGCGGACCTTCGGGCGGCGGAAGCCAGCGTGAAGGTGGCCAGGTCGTCCTACCTGCCCACGGTGCGTCTCTCCGGCGGTTATGACTGGTTCAATGACGAGCCCGCCTTCAACGGAGGCCGCACGAGCTGGTCGGTCCGGCTGGGCCTGTCCTATCCCATCTTCGACGGCTTCGTTCGCGAGGAGCGCGTGGTGAGTGCGCGGACGCAGGCATCGGTGGCCCAGGCCACGCTGTCGGATACCCGGCGCGCGTTGCGCTCGAGCGTGGGAACGTCCTTGAACCAGCTCAAGCTGGCGTCGAACCGCATCGCCCTGGCCACGGAGTCCGTCGCGGTGGCCCAGGAGGACCTGAAGGTGCAGCAGGAACGCTACAAGCTGGGCGCCACGACCATCATCGAGCTGCTGACGTCCCAAGAGAACCTGGTGACGGCGGAGATCAACCTGGTGGCCTCCCGCTTCGACTACCGGATTGCGCGCGCGGAGCTGGAAGCGCTCGCGGGGAGGCCGCTGTGA
- a CDS encoding ABC transporter ATP-binding protein has product MSTSTHPQQQAGTGPARDISDVVIRVEGLRKDYTMGSEVVRALRGVDLTIRRNEYVAVMGPSGSGKSTFMNLIGCLDVPSEGQYWLNGQPVAGMSENALARIRNRELGFVFQSFNLLPRASALDNVALPLIYARIPKKERRERAAAMLDKVGLGARMDHRPNELSGGQRQRVAIARALVTQPALLLADEPTGALDSRTGEEIMALFGELHGQGQTLMLVTHESDIAAHAQRVLFLKDGVIERDERNRD; this is encoded by the coding sequence GTGAGCACGTCCACCCATCCCCAGCAGCAGGCGGGCACGGGCCCGGCGCGGGACATCTCCGACGTGGTCATCCGCGTGGAGGGCCTGCGCAAGGACTACACGATGGGCTCCGAGGTGGTGCGCGCGCTGCGCGGCGTGGACCTCACCATCCGCCGCAATGAATACGTGGCCGTCATGGGCCCGTCCGGCTCCGGCAAGTCCACCTTCATGAACCTCATCGGCTGTCTGGACGTCCCCAGTGAGGGCCAGTACTGGCTCAACGGCCAGCCGGTGGCGGGCATGTCGGAGAACGCGCTGGCCCGCATCCGCAACCGGGAGCTGGGCTTCGTGTTCCAGAGCTTCAACCTGCTGCCCCGCGCCTCCGCGCTGGACAACGTCGCCCTGCCGCTCATCTACGCGCGCATCCCCAAGAAGGAGCGGCGCGAGCGCGCGGCGGCGATGCTGGACAAGGTGGGCCTGGGCGCGCGAATGGACCACCGGCCCAACGAGCTGTCCGGCGGTCAGCGCCAGCGCGTGGCCATTGCCCGCGCGCTGGTGACGCAGCCCGCCCTGCTGCTGGCGGACGAGCCCACGGGCGCGTTGGACAGCCGCACGGGTGAGGAGATCATGGCCCTCTTCGGCGAGCTGCATGGCCAGGGTCAGACGCTGATGCTCGTCACCCACGAATCGGACATCGCGGCGCATGCGCAGCGGGTGCTGTTCCTGAAGGACGGCGTCATCGAGCGGGATGAGCGGAATCGGGACTGA
- a CDS encoding efflux RND transporter periplasmic adaptor subunit, producing the protein MSKTKKWIISGSAALLLGAGVYVTQRGEEPKTNERSAAVAVVERRDMEVVAESAGLVEPLRVVEVKSQASGEVLKVHYDTGDTVAEGTLLAEIEPRDVQNALAQAQADLESARVRLNTTEAQRQRMEALRKDGYVTQQEYETAVDASATARATKVRAETNLQLARERSRDVTIVARSPGTILERTIQPGVIIASATNNVSGGTALFKMADLSVMQVRAKVDETDVGQIKPGQKARVTMEAYPGRTFIGEVVKIEPQALVEQNVTLFPVLVRMDNPDGLLRPGMNAEVAIEISRRRNALTVPNTAVVGVRDARTAAAAVGVSEEALRAVMRPPGASSHPGAPSGPTTVSAVGEAGAGATAAVANGAGPGAVPARGQGGMGEGQGGGGQGRAGRRAREDVQGATDTRQGVVFVQSPTGPQPRRVTLGLSDWESTEVVSGLEDGEQVVLITVAKLQKQQQQSTERMRQMSGGVIPGAGGGPRGPR; encoded by the coding sequence GTGAGCAAGACGAAGAAGTGGATCATCTCAGGCAGCGCGGCGCTCCTTCTCGGCGCGGGGGTGTACGTCACCCAGCGCGGCGAGGAGCCCAAGACGAACGAGCGCTCGGCGGCGGTGGCCGTGGTGGAGCGCCGGGACATGGAAGTGGTGGCCGAATCCGCGGGCCTGGTGGAGCCGCTGCGCGTCGTGGAGGTGAAGTCCCAGGCCTCCGGTGAGGTGCTGAAGGTCCACTACGACACGGGCGACACCGTTGCCGAGGGCACGCTGCTGGCGGAAATCGAGCCGCGCGACGTGCAGAACGCGCTGGCGCAGGCCCAGGCCGACCTGGAGTCCGCGCGGGTGCGGCTGAACACGACGGAGGCCCAGCGCCAGCGCATGGAGGCGCTGCGCAAGGACGGCTACGTGACGCAGCAGGAATACGAGACGGCCGTGGACGCGTCCGCGACGGCACGGGCCACCAAGGTGCGGGCGGAGACGAACCTCCAGTTGGCGCGTGAGCGCAGCCGGGACGTCACCATCGTCGCGCGCAGCCCCGGCACCATCCTGGAGCGGACCATCCAACCGGGCGTCATCATCGCCTCCGCCACCAACAACGTGTCCGGTGGCACCGCGCTGTTCAAGATGGCGGACCTGTCGGTGATGCAGGTGCGCGCCAAGGTGGACGAGACGGACGTCGGGCAGATCAAGCCCGGCCAGAAGGCGCGCGTCACCATGGAGGCCTACCCGGGCCGCACCTTCATCGGCGAGGTGGTGAAGATCGAACCGCAGGCCCTGGTGGAGCAGAACGTCACCCTCTTCCCGGTGCTGGTGCGGATGGACAACCCGGACGGCCTGCTGCGGCCGGGCATGAACGCGGAAGTGGCCATTGAAATCTCCCGCCGCCGCAATGCCCTCACCGTGCCCAACACCGCGGTGGTGGGCGTGCGGGACGCCCGGACCGCGGCCGCCGCGGTGGGTGTTTCCGAAGAAGCGCTGCGCGCGGTGATGCGGCCGCCGGGTGCCTCGAGCCACCCGGGCGCGCCGTCCGGACCGACGACGGTGTCGGCCGTGGGAGAAGCTGGCGCGGGCGCCACCGCCGCAGTGGCCAATGGCGCCGGGCCGGGCGCGGTGCCCGCCAGGGGCCAGGGCGGCATGGGTGAAGGCCAGGGCGGCGGAGGCCAGGGCCGCGCGGGCCGCCGGGCTCGCGAGGATGTCCAGGGCGCGACGGACACGCGGCAGGGCGTCGTCTTCGTGCAGAGCCCCACCGGTCCGCAGCCCCGGCGCGTCACCCTGGGCCTGAGTGACTGGGAGAGCACGGAAGTGGTGAGTGGCCTGGAGGATGGCGAGCAGGTGGTGCTCATCACGGTGGCGAAGCTCCAGAAGCAGCAGCAGCAGAGCACCGAGCGGATGCGCCAGATGTCGGGCGGCGTGATTCCCGGCGCGGGTGGTGGCCCGCGCGGACCGCGCTAA